One genomic region from Sulfurimonas sp. hsl 1-7 encodes:
- a CDS encoding outer membrane protein OmpK has product MKKHILFILIFSLQLFGFSTSNVQLMYGTFNGNSYVFDTKNGGKTTITLEHYSAFEYGDVYAFLDYCIADDRFKYHDDKTSEYGELSPRLDLGALTSSDLSFLFVKKVFAAFQYNTDFHDYKAYLYGIGTALDVYGFDFFNANLYQKDQVHGDNVYQVTLSYQTKSFFELFYINGFTDYTEKNLLSQNQFLHPFGDNLSAGVEWHYYTQDPDITSNVFQVMLKYKW; this is encoded by the coding sequence ATGAAAAAACATATACTCTTCATTCTCATTTTCTCTCTTCAGCTTTTTGGTTTCTCCACATCAAACGTACAGTTAATGTATGGAACTTTTAATGGCAACAGTTATGTTTTTGATACAAAAAACGGTGGTAAGACAACAATTACATTGGAGCATTACAGTGCATTTGAATATGGGGATGTTTATGCGTTTTTGGACTACTGTATTGCCGATGACAGATTTAAATACCATGATGATAAAACAAGTGAGTATGGAGAGTTGTCACCAAGGTTAGACTTAGGTGCACTTACTTCATCGGATTTGAGCTTTTTATTTGTAAAGAAAGTGTTTGCCGCATTTCAATACAACACGGACTTTCATGATTATAAAGCTTACCTATACGGTATCGGAACAGCTTTAGATGTTTACGGATTTGATTTTTTCAATGCAAATCTTTACCAAAAAGATCAAGTACACGGAGATAATGTGTATCAGGTGACACTGTCGTATCAGACAAAAAGTTTTTTCGAACTCTTTTATATCAATGGCTTTACCGACTACACAGAGAAAAACTTATTGAGTCAGAATCAGTTCCTTCACCCTTTTGGCGATAATCTCTCAGCCGGTGTGGAGTGGCATTATTATACGCAAGACCCGGATATTACATCAAATGTGTTCCAGGTGATGCTCAAATACAAATGGTAA
- a CDS encoding sensor domain-containing diguanylate cyclase, which produces MNFFKNTKNPYILFFKILGSILTISLFIYSIFLYNSYLSIVRETDNLLDTVLKQKSKNITAMLAHIEMDLDYMVEYAENKIKNDDPQFTKKVETNFFLFAKNHQHYQQVRYLDLEGKELVRVDRINNQVVRKKDLQDKSSRYYYIEATKLQKDEIYVSPLDLNIEYGQVEVPYRPMIRFAEPVFVNGMKKGYIVVNYCAKNLLEDIKKSDEHLNNILLNKDGYYLIGLDSNKEFGFMFHKGENRFSDDYKTAWNQILQGEKSVLEFDNKYAHYLTYDPVSVISPKRSIASDRKWYLIAYHTYEGMCDELCNIFKLNLIFLIPLVLIEVFISFILTRLKIRDMKAQESISEHQDKIENLVDEQRDLLSLFDIGDSTLFKWCNDEEWSVAYVSKNIEQMLGYTQKDFFTKRVTYLDCIYKDDYNRVAQEVESAEQKKLDFFTHEPYRIVTKSGEVKWVVDYTVVKKDEQGNIEYFIGYISDITQMVDAQQEMQHKLQDVIDTQNSIVILTDSKELKFANKTFLEFFGYEKMEDFLKKYNCICDRFIEQDSFFHLGKVKEDEENWIESLLNLSGRQRVVSMLNYSVEPHAFAVSINNFGENEYIVNFIDITDSMVEKLELKKEANIDELTQLYNRIYFNKNIENILQVNKKHEFKTGIIFFDIDHFKNVNDTYGHDAGDEVLQTVAMLVKKHTRMDDKVIRWGGEEFIVISAVEHEESLAQIAEHLRVVIEEYNFNKVGSVTCSFGCQMYDEGKDILETIKKADEKLYFAKENGRNKVVL; this is translated from the coding sequence ATGAACTTCTTCAAGAACACCAAAAATCCTTACATCTTATTTTTTAAAATTTTGGGTTCAATTCTCACTATTTCACTCTTTATATATTCAATTTTTCTTTACAACTCTTATCTTTCAATCGTTCGTGAAACAGACAATCTACTTGATACGGTTTTAAAACAAAAATCAAAAAATATTACAGCTATGCTTGCACATATTGAGATGGACCTTGACTATATGGTTGAGTATGCAGAAAATAAAATAAAAAATGACGACCCTCAATTTACTAAGAAGGTAGAAACTAACTTTTTCCTGTTTGCAAAAAATCATCAGCACTACCAACAGGTGAGATACTTAGATTTAGAAGGAAAAGAGTTAGTCCGGGTTGACAGAATCAACAATCAAGTTGTTAGAAAAAAAGATCTGCAAGATAAAAGTTCAAGATATTATTATATCGAAGCGACAAAGTTACAAAAGGATGAGATCTATGTTTCACCATTAGATTTAAATATTGAATATGGTCAGGTTGAAGTGCCATATAGACCGATGATCCGATTTGCTGAACCGGTTTTTGTAAATGGGATGAAAAAAGGGTATATAGTTGTAAACTATTGTGCAAAAAACCTTTTGGAGGATATTAAAAAGTCAGATGAACATCTAAACAATATATTGCTAAACAAAGATGGATACTATTTGATTGGACTTGATTCAAATAAAGAGTTTGGATTTATGTTTCATAAGGGCGAAAACAGATTTTCAGATGATTATAAAACTGCATGGAATCAGATCTTACAAGGTGAAAAAAGCGTATTGGAATTTGATAATAAATATGCGCATTATCTCACATACGATCCGGTAAGTGTAATCAGCCCAAAAAGATCGATAGCAAGTGATAGAAAGTGGTACTTGATCGCATATCATACATATGAAGGGATGTGTGATGAACTGTGCAATATATTTAAATTAAACCTTATTTTCCTCATACCTCTTGTATTGATAGAAGTTTTTATCTCTTTTATTTTAACTAGATTAAAAATAAGAGATATGAAAGCACAAGAGTCTATTTCAGAACATCAGGACAAGATAGAAAATTTAGTAGATGAACAAAGAGATTTATTGTCGTTATTTGACATCGGTGATTCTACCTTGTTTAAATGGTGTAATGATGAGGAGTGGAGTGTCGCCTATGTATCTAAAAATATTGAACAAATGCTTGGATATACACAAAAAGATTTCTTTACTAAGAGAGTGACATATTTGGACTGTATTTATAAAGATGATTACAACAGGGTCGCTCAAGAAGTTGAGAGTGCAGAACAAAAGAAGCTTGATTTTTTTACACATGAACCGTATCGTATAGTGACAAAATCTGGTGAAGTAAAGTGGGTAGTAGATTATACAGTGGTAAAAAAAGATGAACAAGGCAATATTGAGTACTTTATAGGGTATATATCCGATATTACGCAGATGGTTGATGCTCAGCAAGAGATGCAGCATAAACTTCAGGATGTTATTGATACGCAAAACTCGATAGTAATATTGACTGACAGTAAAGAGCTTAAGTTTGCAAATAAAACATTTTTAGAGTTTTTCGGCTATGAGAAAATGGAGGATTTCCTCAAAAAATATAATTGTATATGTGACAGATTTATAGAACAAGACAGCTTCTTTCATTTAGGTAAGGTGAAAGAGGATGAAGAGAACTGGATTGAAAGTCTTTTAAATCTTAGCGGACGACAAAGGGTTGTATCCATGTTGAACTACAGTGTTGAACCGCACGCCTTTGCTGTTTCCATAAACAATTTCGGTGAGAACGAATATATTGTAAATTTCATCGATATCACAGACAGTATGGTAGAAAAACTCGAACTCAAAAAAGAAGCAAATATCGATGAATTGACGCAGCTTTATAACAGAATCTATTTCAATAAAAATATAGAAAATATTTTACAAGTGAATAAAAAACATGAATTCAAAACGGGAATAATCTTTTTCGATATAGACCACTTTAAAAATGTAAATGATACTTACGGTCATGATGCCGGAGATGAAGTTCTGCAAACAGTTGCAATGCTTGTAAAAAAACATACAAGAATGGATGATAAAGTTATAAGATGGGGTGGTGAAGAGTTTATAGTAATTAGTGCTGTAGAACATGAAGAGTCACTAGCTCAGATAGCGGAACATTTAAGAGTTGTGATTGAGGAGTATAACTTTAATAAAGTTGGTTCAGTTACTTGTAGTTTCGGTTGTCAAATGTATGATGAAGGAAAAGATATTTTAGAGACTATTAAAAAAGCTGATGAGAAGTTGTATTTTGCTAAAGAAAACGGTAGAAACAAGGTTGTGTTATAA
- the luxS gene encoding S-ribosylhomocysteine lyase has protein sequence MPLLDSFTVDHTIMPAPAVRRAKGMKTPSGDKITVFDLRFYKPNVDKMDGKGIHTLEHLFAGFMRDHLNSKKVEIIDISPMGCRTGFYMSVIGTPSEKKVAKAWRESMEDVLNVKSEKDIPELNVYQCGTYKMHSLRNAKKIAADVLSHKIGVMDNDKLKLNLKKVGKK, from the coding sequence ATGCCATTACTAGATTCATTTACAGTTGATCATACAATTATGCCTGCACCTGCCGTTCGCCGTGCAAAAGGGATGAAAACACCTTCAGGTGATAAGATTACAGTTTTTGACCTTCGTTTTTATAAACCAAATGTCGATAAGATGGACGGAAAAGGGATCCATACGTTAGAGCACCTTTTTGCAGGATTTATGAGAGATCATTTAAATTCAAAAAAAGTGGAAATTATCGACATCTCGCCAATGGGTTGTAGAACTGGTTTTTATATGTCTGTAATAGGGACTCCATCAGAGAAAAAAGTTGCAAAAGCTTGGAGAGAATCTATGGAAGATGTACTCAACGTGAAATCTGAAAAAGATATTCCGGAATTAAATGTATACCAGTGCGGTACATATAAGATGCATTCACTTAGAAATGCAAAGAAAATCGCTGCTGATGTATTAAGTCATAAAATTGGTGTAATGGACAACGACAAGTTGAAATTAAACCTTAAAAAAGTAGGAAAAAAGTAG
- the amrB gene encoding AmmeMemoRadiSam system protein B: MNREMSVNGSFYPANADEIQKYFEYFTKMYDDKHSLPNIKTRTVIVPHAGYVFSGYTANIAHRMLEHSGIKRFVVIGPSHRVAFHGVSMCPYEKYDTPFGSIESDQEIVNILQEKLQLSFFPQAHHEHSTEVQFPFLKYYIPDVKVVELVYSSAYSDTISEIIDLLLKQDDIGVIISTDLSHFYTLAEANTLDQVCVEAIENLDITKLHQGCEACGMIGVEGMIKSAKKSGMAGHILDYRTSAEMSHDEQSVVGYVSAYFS, translated from the coding sequence ATGAATAGAGAGATGAGTGTCAATGGAAGTTTTTATCCTGCCAATGCAGATGAGATACAAAAATATTTTGAGTATTTTACTAAAATGTACGATGATAAACATAGCTTGCCAAATATAAAAACTCGTACAGTCATAGTGCCGCATGCCGGGTATGTATTTTCTGGATATACTGCAAATATAGCTCACAGAATGCTGGAACATTCGGGGATAAAAAGATTCGTAGTTATAGGCCCGTCTCACAGAGTGGCTTTTCACGGAGTAAGTATGTGTCCGTATGAAAAGTATGATACACCTTTTGGTAGTATAGAGAGCGATCAAGAGATTGTAAACATTTTACAAGAAAAGTTACAACTCTCATTTTTTCCTCAAGCACATCATGAACATTCAACAGAGGTGCAGTTCCCGTTTTTGAAATATTATATACCGGATGTTAAAGTTGTCGAACTAGTGTACTCTAGTGCATATTCAGATACAATTTCCGAGATCATAGATCTGCTCTTAAAGCAAGATGATATAGGTGTGATTATAAGTACCGATCTTAGCCATTTTTATACTCTTGCAGAGGCAAATACTCTTGATCAGGTATGTGTAGAAGCGATAGAAAATTTAGATATTACAAAACTACATCAAGGGTGTGAAGCGTGTGGTATGATAGGTGTCGAGGGGATGATTAAAAGCGCAAAAAAATCAGGAATGGCCGGGCATATCTTAGATTATAGAACAAGTGCCGAGATGAGTCACGATGAGCAAAGCGTAGTTGGATATGTTAGTGCTTATTTCAGCTAA
- the amrS gene encoding AmmeMemoRadiSam system radical SAM enzyme yields the protein MQYYRYKDDHSITCVLCKHYCTLKENKNGICGINYNINGELVNATYGHPSALHVDPIEKKPLYHFLPGSRSLSLGTVGCNFRCPFCQNYDISQTTQINEAVNYSPEDIVALALEHKTESISYTYNEPTIWYPYAKDIGVLAKEKGLKNVFVSSGFESHEVLEDMRSWVDAANIDLKSFSHDYYKKVLKTNLDGVLDSLVEFAKSEIWLEITTLLIPGVNDSDEEINQMAEFISSKLGTAIPWHFSAFHPDYKMLDTPSTPIETLQRARDIAHKYGIKYVYLGNVITDGSTYCPACEAKVVQRDGYFSEIVGLENSRCSSCGELIEGVWQ from the coding sequence ATGCAATATTACCGTTATAAAGATGACCACTCAATCACTTGTGTATTATGTAAACATTACTGTACTCTAAAAGAGAATAAAAACGGTATATGCGGGATAAATTACAATATTAACGGCGAGCTTGTAAATGCTACTTATGGACATCCAAGTGCTTTACATGTCGATCCAATTGAGAAAAAACCGCTATACCATTTTTTACCGGGGAGCAGATCGTTATCCCTTGGAACTGTCGGATGTAACTTTCGATGTCCGTTCTGTCAAAATTATGATATCTCACAAACAACACAAATTAATGAAGCTGTCAATTATTCTCCAGAGGATATAGTTGCTTTAGCACTGGAACACAAAACAGAGAGTATCAGCTACACTTACAACGAACCTACTATCTGGTACCCTTATGCAAAAGATATCGGTGTATTGGCAAAAGAGAAAGGTTTAAAGAACGTATTTGTATCAAGCGGTTTTGAATCGCATGAAGTTTTAGAAGATATGCGTTCATGGGTTGATGCTGCAAATATTGACCTGAAAAGTTTTTCTCATGACTATTATAAAAAAGTTCTCAAAACAAATCTTGACGGTGTTTTGGATTCCCTTGTGGAATTTGCAAAAAGTGAAATCTGGCTAGAGATCACAACATTACTTATTCCGGGAGTTAACGATAGCGATGAGGAGATAAATCAAATGGCAGAGTTTATCTCCTCAAAATTAGGGACAGCTATACCATGGCATTTCAGTGCATTTCATCCCGATTATAAAATGTTGGATACTCCGAGTACCCCGATAGAGACATTACAAAGAGCAAGAGATATTGCACATAAGTATGGGATAAAGTATGTCTATCTGGGAAATGTAATAACTGACGGCTCTACTTACTGCCCTGCATGTGAGGCAAAAGTGGTGCAAAGAGATGGTTATTTTTCAGAGATAGTCGGACTGGAAAATTCTCGATGTAGTAGTTGTGGAGAGTTAATAGAGGGAGTTTGGCAATGA
- the amrA gene encoding AmmeMemoRadiSam system protein A gives MLDIILLRIAKSAIISRLDPSYSFDKEAVVKEYPYLEEEGACFVTLHYDKQLRGCIGSIIAYRSLMDDIVQNALSAAFGDPRFSPLRVSELDALDIEVSVLTPPEIITYSDYDDLVSKIVPHKDGLILQGGGYQGTFLPQVWDDIPRPEQFLEHLSYKAGGNPSIYQQHPTMYRYHVEAIEERYDAILPL, from the coding sequence ATGCTAGATATTATTTTATTGCGTATTGCTAAAAGTGCGATCATATCCCGGTTGGATCCCAGTTATAGTTTTGATAAAGAAGCTGTAGTTAAAGAGTATCCCTATTTAGAAGAAGAGGGTGCTTGTTTTGTAACACTTCACTACGATAAACAGTTGCGTGGTTGTATAGGTTCTATCATTGCATATCGTAGTCTTATGGATGATATAGTCCAAAATGCCCTTTCTGCTGCTTTTGGTGATCCAAGATTTTCCCCTTTAAGAGTAAGCGAACTCGATGCATTAGATATTGAGGTCTCCGTCTTAACTCCACCAGAGATAATAACTTACAGTGACTATGATGATCTAGTCTCAAAAATCGTACCGCATAAAGATGGGCTTATTCTTCAAGGGGGAGGATATCAAGGAACATTTTTACCCCAAGTATGGGATGATATTCCAAGACCTGAACAATTTTTAGAACACTTATCGTATAAAGCAGGGGGAAATCCCTCGATCTACCAACAACATCCGACAATGTACAGATATCATGTTGAAGCAATAGAGGAGAGATACGATGCAATATTACCGTTATAA
- a CDS encoding thiamine pyrophosphate-dependent enzyme, translating to MSEMKKIKNLKEFSTSADRFEGANLLCPGCAHSIIVREVLNATNDDLVLSASTGCLEVCTAVYPYTSWDASWIHIGFENGSTAVAGAEAMHKALARKGRLKQPDRNPKFVSFAGDGASYDIGFQWISGCMERGHNIMHVVLDNEVYANTGGQRSSSTPIGGSTTTSPAGRVSYGEKQNKKDMVSIMASHGIPYSAQVAPNKWKDMVKKIQHGFAVDGPVFINAVSPCTTEWKFDPKDTMYLSDLSTDSLVFPLYEIIDGHELNITYRPKNVVPVEEYLAAQGRFKHLFKDEYKHLIKEWQERVDKNWAYLNRREEARV from the coding sequence ATGAGTGAAATGAAAAAAATTAAAAACTTAAAAGAGTTCTCAACTTCTGCAGACAGATTTGAAGGTGCAAACCTTCTTTGTCCTGGTTGTGCTCACTCTATCATCGTTCGTGAAGTTTTAAATGCTACAAACGATGACTTAGTACTTTCAGCTTCAACTGGATGTCTAGAAGTTTGTACGGCAGTTTATCCGTATACTTCATGGGATGCTTCTTGGATCCATATCGGTTTCGAAAATGGTTCAACTGCAGTTGCAGGTGCTGAAGCTATGCATAAAGCACTTGCTCGTAAAGGTAGACTAAAACAACCTGATCGTAATCCTAAATTCGTATCTTTCGCGGGTGACGGTGCATCTTACGATATCGGTTTCCAATGGATCTCTGGTTGTATGGAACGTGGTCATAACATCATGCACGTTGTACTTGACAATGAAGTATATGCAAATACTGGTGGTCAACGTTCATCTTCTACACCAATCGGTGGTAGTACAACAACTTCACCTGCTGGTCGTGTATCTTACGGTGAAAAACAAAACAAAAAAGATATGGTATCTATCATGGCTAGCCACGGTATCCCATACTCTGCACAAGTTGCTCCAAATAAATGGAAAGACATGGTTAAGAAAATCCAACACGGTTTTGCAGTAGATGGACCGGTATTTATCAATGCTGTTTCACCTTGTACAACTGAGTGGAAATTCGATCCAAAAGATACTATGTACTTAAGTGACTTATCAACTGACTCATTAGTGTTCCCACTGTATGAGATCATTGATGGACATGAGTTAAACATCACTTACCGTCCTAAAAATGTTGTACCTGTTGAAGAGTATTTAGCGGCTCAAGGTCGTTTCAAACACCTTTTCAAAGATGAATATAAACACCTTATCAAAGAGTGGCAAGAGAGAGTTGACAAAAACTGGGCGTATTTAAACCGCCGCGAAGAAGCTAGAGTTTAA
- a CDS encoding 2-oxoacid:ferredoxin oxidoreductase subunit alpha — protein sequence MAFDKMELRDIEVWDGNFAAAQAMRQCQIDVVAAYPITPSTPIVEGYAKFLADNYVEGEFVMVESEHAAMSGCIGAAAAGGRVATATSSQGFALMVETLYQASGMRLPIVLNVVNRALAAPLNVNGDHSDMYLGRDSGWIQLDAYCPQDAYDLNFIAFKVAEDHEVRLPCMVHQDGFMTSHTAQGVKTLTDDQGYNFVGDFKPMNDMLDFEHPVTHGVQTEEDWHFEHKARQHNDLMTKVLPKIQTAFDEFEKLSGRKYNIVEEYDMADADVAVVCMGTSVETAREVATEMRAKGIKAGVVGIRVIRPFPFEQIKDALKDVKAIGALDRSSPNGAPGMLFNEIAGALFNADTNALLSGYVYGLGGRDLTKAHLTDLFTELQANVDAGKVTTPLQQFIGVRGPKLSFL from the coding sequence ATGGCATTTGATAAAATGGAATTAAGAGACATTGAAGTATGGGATGGAAACTTCGCTGCTGCTCAAGCAATGAGACAATGTCAAATCGATGTTGTTGCTGCGTATCCTATTACTCCTTCTACTCCAATTGTTGAAGGGTATGCAAAATTCTTAGCGGATAACTACGTTGAGGGTGAATTCGTTATGGTTGAATCTGAACATGCAGCTATGTCTGGATGTATCGGTGCTGCAGCTGCGGGTGGTCGTGTTGCTACTGCAACATCTTCTCAAGGTTTTGCACTAATGGTAGAGACTTTATACCAAGCGTCTGGTATGCGTTTACCAATCGTTTTAAATGTTGTTAACCGTGCACTTGCTGCTCCGCTTAACGTAAACGGTGACCATTCAGATATGTACCTTGGTCGTGACTCTGGTTGGATTCAATTAGATGCATACTGTCCACAAGATGCATATGACTTAAACTTCATCGCTTTTAAAGTTGCTGAAGATCACGAAGTAAGACTTCCATGTATGGTTCACCAAGATGGTTTCATGACTTCACATACTGCACAAGGTGTAAAAACTTTAACTGATGATCAAGGGTATAACTTTGTAGGTGACTTTAAACCTATGAATGATATGCTTGACTTTGAACATCCTGTAACACATGGTGTACAAACAGAGGAAGATTGGCACTTTGAGCATAAAGCTCGTCAACACAATGACCTTATGACTAAAGTACTTCCTAAAATTCAAACTGCATTTGATGAGTTTGAAAAGTTAAGTGGTCGTAAATACAACATCGTTGAAGAGTACGATATGGCTGATGCTGATGTAGCAGTTGTATGTATGGGTACTTCAGTTGAAACTGCTCGTGAAGTTGCAACTGAGATGAGAGCAAAAGGTATCAAAGCTGGTGTTGTTGGTATCAGAGTTATTCGTCCATTCCCATTTGAGCAAATTAAAGATGCATTAAAAGATGTAAAAGCTATCGGTGCATTAGACCGTTCATCTCCAAATGGTGCTCCAGGTATGTTATTTAACGAGATTGCAGGTGCATTATTCAATGCAGACACAAATGCTTTACTTTCTGGTTATGTATATGGTCTTGGTGGTCGTGACTTAACAAAGGCACATTTAACTGATCTCTTTACTGAACTTCAAGCAAACGTTGATGCTGGTAAAGTTACAACTCCATTACAACAGTTTATCGGTGTTCGTGGACCGAAACTATCATTTTTATAG
- a CDS encoding 4Fe-4S dicluster-binding protein: MANTGWNEFEIGAMLRSFDGGIDDIAGTLQEDRNYSQNNSFSASVADWRIEKPVFNKDYCIDCQFCWIYCPDISIISRDKKMVGVDMDHCKGCGICVEVCPTNPKSLLMFPEHADEETEIARWPEKETKEK, encoded by the coding sequence ATGGCAAATACAGGTTGGAATGAATTTGAAATAGGAGCTATGTTACGTTCTTTTGACGGTGGTATCGATGATATTGCCGGAACGTTACAAGAAGATCGTAATTATTCACAAAACAACTCTTTCTCTGCATCTGTTGCAGACTGGAGAATTGAAAAACCGGTTTTCAACAAAGACTATTGTATAGATTGTCAATTTTGTTGGATCTACTGTCCAGATATCTCTATTATTTCAAGAGATAAAAAAATGGTTGGTGTAGATATGGACCACTGTAAAGGTTGTGGTATATGTGTTGAGGTTTGTCCAACAAACCCTAAATCACTTTTAATGTTCCCAGAGCACGCAGACGAAGAGACTGAGATTGCTAGATGGCCAGAGAAAGAAACTAAGGAGAAATAG
- a CDS encoding pyruvate flavodoxin oxidoreductase subunit gamma — protein MLEIRWHSRAGQGAVTGAKGLADVISTTGKHVQAFAFYGSAKRGAAMTAYNRVDDEMIMNHEKYMEPDYVFVIDPALVYTSDVTINHKDTTKYIITTHMTTEELKKSQPKLADKEVYTVDCIKIAQETIGRPIPNTPMLGAFMKISGMYDIEFFKESMQRILAKLPQKIIDANMIAIQRAYDEVK, from the coding sequence ATGCTAGAAATCAGATGGCATAGTCGTGCTGGTCAAGGTGCTGTTACAGGTGCTAAAGGTTTAGCGGACGTAATTTCTACAACTGGTAAGCATGTACAAGCATTTGCATTCTATGGTTCAGCTAAGCGTGGTGCTGCAATGACTGCGTATAACCGTGTTGATGATGAGATGATTATGAATCATGAAAAATATATGGAACCTGATTATGTTTTCGTGATAGACCCAGCATTAGTTTACACATCTGATGTGACTATTAACCACAAAGATACAACAAAATATATTATTACAACTCACATGACTACAGAAGAGTTAAAAAAGTCTCAACCAAAACTAGCAGATAAAGAAGTTTATACTGTTGACTGTATTAAAATAGCACAAGAGACTATCGGTCGTCCTATTCCAAATACACCAATGTTAGGTGCATTCATGAAGATTTCTGGTATGTATGATATAGAATTCTTTAAAGAGAGTATGCAAAGAATTCTTGCAAAACTACCACAAAAAATTATTGATGCAAATATGATCGCTATTCAGCGCGCATATGACGAAGTAAAGTAA
- a CDS encoding HAD family hydrolase yields MIILFDLDGTLIDSTEAILEGFHHSFDLHNHPHPSDEEIKALIGHPLDVMFSDLGAPQESIWDFVDSYKEHYRKISTLKTELLPQAREAVELASEFAELGIVTTKTGKYSQILMEHFGIMDKFQVLIGREDVQNPKPHAEPIQKALESFSNLKQKDIWMIGDTELDLISAKNASVKSIGVLSGYGEKNTLIKHTSTIFNTTYEAIEYLKGIK; encoded by the coding sequence ATGATTATACTTTTCGATTTAGACGGAACCCTTATAGATTCAACAGAAGCTATTTTAGAGGGGTTTCACCACTCATTTGACTTGCATAACCATCCACATCCGAGTGATGAAGAGATCAAAGCGTTGATAGGCCATCCTTTGGATGTAATGTTTAGTGATTTAGGTGCACCGCAGGAAAGCATTTGGGATTTTGTAGACTCTTATAAAGAACATTATCGAAAGATATCTACACTTAAAACAGAACTTTTACCACAGGCACGAGAAGCTGTTGAGCTGGCAAGTGAATTTGCAGAGCTCGGCATCGTAACCACAAAAACGGGAAAATACTCTCAAATATTGATGGAACATTTTGGAATTATGGATAAATTTCAAGTTTTAATAGGACGGGAAGATGTTCAAAATCCAAAACCTCATGCCGAACCGATTCAAAAAGCTTTAGAATCTTTTTCAAATCTTAAACAAAAAGATATTTGGATGATTGGTGATACTGAACTCGACCTTATCAGTGCAAAAAATGCTTCTGTAAAAAGTATAGGAGTTTTAAGCGGATATGGAGAAAAAAACACACTAATTAAACACACTTCAACGATATTTAACACCACATACGAGGCAATAGAGTACTTAAAGGGTATAAAATGA